One stretch of Limnohabitans sp. DNA includes these proteins:
- a CDS encoding electron transfer flavoprotein subunit beta/FixA family protein — protein MKILVPVKRVVDYNVKVRVKSDGSGVDIANVKMSMNPFDEIAVEEAVRLKEKGFATEIIAVSCGVVQCQETLRTAMAIGADRGILVETPADMDLQPLAVAKLLKALVDKEQPGLIILGKQAIDDDCNQTGQMLAALADLPQATFASKVEIVDGKAQVTREIDGGLEVLSISLPAVITTDLRLNEPRYVTLPNIMKAKKKQLDHFMPEDLGVDVAPRIKTLKVTEPAKRSAGIKVPDVATLVDKLKNVAKVI, from the coding sequence ATGAAAATTCTGGTTCCCGTCAAGCGGGTGGTGGACTACAACGTCAAGGTCCGTGTCAAGTCTGATGGTTCGGGCGTGGACATTGCCAACGTCAAGATGAGCATGAACCCCTTTGACGAAATCGCCGTCGAAGAAGCCGTGCGCCTGAAAGAAAAAGGCTTTGCGACCGAAATCATCGCCGTGTCTTGCGGTGTGGTCCAGTGCCAGGAAACCCTGCGCACCGCGATGGCCATCGGTGCCGATCGCGGCATTCTGGTCGAGACCCCCGCGGACATGGACCTGCAGCCGCTGGCTGTGGCCAAACTGCTCAAGGCCTTGGTCGACAAAGAGCAACCCGGCCTGATCATCTTGGGCAAGCAAGCCATTGACGACGACTGCAACCAGACCGGCCAGATGCTGGCGGCGCTGGCCGATTTGCCCCAGGCGACGTTTGCTTCCAAAGTGGAAATCGTGGATGGCAAAGCCCAAGTGACCCGCGAGATCGACGGGGGTCTGGAAGTGCTGAGCATCAGCCTGCCCGCTGTGATCACCACCGACCTGCGCCTGAACGAGCCGCGTTATGTGACGCTGCCCAACATCATGAAGGCCAAGAAAAAGCAGCTCGACCACTTCATGCCAGAAGATCTGGGCGTCGATGTGGCCCCCCGCATCAAGACCCTGAAAGTGACCGAGCCCGCCAAGCGCAGCGCTGGCATCAAGGTGCCCGATGTGGCGACCTTGGTGGACAAGCTCAAAAACGTGGCCAAGGTCATCTGA
- a CDS encoding acyl-CoA dehydrogenase yields the protein MSYIAPLKDMLFNIEHLARIDQIAQIPGFEDAGLETAQAVLEECAKLNQDVISPLNWEGDKNPSFHNGSGVTTTPGFKEAYQQYAEGGWQGLQHPADFGGQGLPKTIGAACGEMLNSANMAFALCPLLTDGAIEALLTAGSDELKATYLEKLISGQWTGTMNLTEPQAGSDLAAVRTRAEPQPNGTYKIFGTKIYITYGEHDMAENIVHLVLARVVGAPEGVKGISLFVVPKFLVKGDGSLDARNDVHCVSIEHKLGIKASPTAVLQFGDGTAASIADSTGPGAVGFLVGQENRGLEYMFIMMNAARYAVGVQGIAIAERSYQRAVQYARDRVQSRPVDGSLPAAGPIIHHPDVRRMLMTMRAYTEGCRAMASTAAAAYDASHHHPDAEVRKQNLAFYEFMVPLVKGYSTEMSLEVTSLGVQVHGGMGFIEETGAAQYYRDAKILTIYEGTTAIQANDLVGRKTARDGGQTAKALAAQVAQTESELVASGNADALAVARRLKAAREAFIDVVEFVAGNTKAHPNDVFAGSVPYLMLAGNLMAGWQMGRALLVALTPEAQAQDAAFMAAKVNTARFYADHILSKAPGIRDSIVEGAGSVTAMALDAF from the coding sequence ATGAGTTACATCGCCCCCTTGAAGGACATGCTTTTCAACATCGAGCATTTGGCACGCATCGACCAAATCGCGCAGATCCCCGGCTTTGAAGATGCGGGCCTGGAAACCGCGCAAGCCGTGCTTGAAGAGTGCGCCAAGCTCAACCAGGATGTGATTTCCCCCCTGAACTGGGAAGGTGACAAGAACCCGTCCTTTCACAACGGCAGCGGTGTTACCACCACGCCCGGCTTCAAAGAGGCCTATCAACAATATGCCGAAGGCGGCTGGCAAGGTCTGCAGCACCCGGCCGACTTTGGCGGCCAGGGTCTGCCCAAAACCATTGGCGCGGCCTGCGGTGAAATGCTCAACTCGGCCAACATGGCTTTTGCGCTGTGCCCCTTGCTCACCGACGGCGCGATCGAAGCTTTGCTGACAGCGGGTTCCGACGAACTCAAAGCCACTTACCTGGAAAAACTGATCTCCGGCCAGTGGACAGGCACCATGAATCTGACCGAGCCGCAAGCCGGTTCAGACTTGGCCGCTGTGCGCACCCGCGCCGAACCGCAGCCCAATGGCACTTACAAAATCTTCGGCACCAAAATTTACATCACCTACGGTGAGCACGACATGGCCGAGAACATCGTGCACCTGGTGCTGGCCCGGGTGGTGGGCGCGCCTGAAGGCGTCAAAGGCATCAGCCTGTTTGTGGTTCCCAAGTTTCTTGTCAAAGGTGATGGCTCTTTGGACGCGCGCAACGATGTGCATTGCGTGAGCATCGAGCACAAGTTGGGCATCAAGGCCAGCCCTACAGCGGTGCTGCAGTTTGGCGACGGCACGGCGGCGAGCATTGCAGACAGCACCGGACCCGGTGCTGTGGGCTTCTTGGTAGGCCAGGAAAACCGTGGCCTCGAATACATGTTCATCATGATGAACGCTGCCCGCTACGCCGTGGGTGTGCAGGGCATCGCGATTGCCGAGCGCTCATACCAGCGTGCCGTGCAATACGCCCGTGACCGCGTGCAAAGCCGCCCGGTGGACGGCAGCTTGCCTGCGGCTGGCCCCATCATTCACCACCCCGATGTGCGCCGCATGCTGATGACCATGCGCGCCTACACCGAAGGCTGCCGCGCCATGGCATCCACCGCGGCCGCCGCTTACGATGCATCGCACCACCACCCTGACGCAGAAGTGCGCAAGCAAAATCTGGCGTTCTACGAATTCATGGTGCCGCTGGTCAAGGGCTACAGCACAGAGATGAGCCTGGAAGTCACCAGCTTAGGTGTACAGGTGCACGGTGGCATGGGCTTCATCGAAGAAACCGGTGCGGCGCAGTATTACCGCGACGCCAAAATTTTGACCATCTACGAAGGCACGACCGCCATCCAGGCCAACGATCTGGTGGGCCGCAAGACCGCGCGTGACGGCGGCCAAACCGCCAAGGCCTTGGCCGCGCAAGTGGCCCAGACCGAAAGCGAATTGGTCGCATCGGGCAACGCCGATGCACTGGCTGTGGCCCGTCGCCTCAAAGCCGCGCGTGAAGCCTTCATCGACGTGGTCGAGTTTGTGGCAGGCAACACCAAGGCCCACCCCAACGACGTGTTTGCAGGCAGCGTGCCCTACCTCATGCTGGCGGGCAATTTGATGGCAGGCTGGCAAATGGGCCGCGCGCTGTTGGTGGCGTTGACCCCTGAAGCCCAGGCACAAGACGCCGCGTTCATGGCCGCCAAAGTGAACACCGCGCGTTTTTACGCCGACCACATTTTGTCCAAGGCCCCAGGCATCCGCGATAGCATTGTGGAAGGCGCTGGCAGTGTGACGGCGATGGCGCTCGACGCTTTCTGA
- a CDS encoding electron transfer flavoprotein subunit alpha/FixB family protein: MTSLVIAEHDNASIKGATLNTVTAAAACGGDVHVLVAGHNAAAAAAAAAQIAGVSKVIHADSDALAHSLAENVAAQVLAIASNYSHILFPATAAGKNVAPRVAAKLDVAQISDVTQVISADTFERPIYAGNAIATVQSTDGTKVITVRTTGFDAAAATGGSAAVEVALAQADSGKSSFTRSEIAKNDRPELTAAKIIVSGGRALGSSEKFKEVMTPLADKLGAAIGASRAAVDAGYAANDLQVGQTGKIVAPQLYVACGISGAIQHLAGMKDSKVIVAINKDPEAPIFSVADFGLEADLFAAVPELTQSL; encoded by the coding sequence ATGACTTCTCTCGTTATTGCCGAACACGACAACGCCTCGATCAAGGGCGCTACCCTGAACACCGTGACCGCTGCCGCCGCTTGCGGTGGTGATGTGCATGTGCTGGTGGCTGGCCACAACGCCGCTGCTGCTGCCGCCGCCGCTGCCCAAATCGCTGGCGTGTCAAAAGTCATTCACGCTGACAGCGACGCCTTGGCACACAGCCTGGCCGAAAACGTCGCAGCCCAAGTGCTGGCCATCGCCAGCAACTACAGCCACATCTTGTTCCCCGCCACAGCCGCGGGTAAAAACGTGGCCCCTCGCGTGGCCGCCAAGCTCGATGTTGCGCAGATCAGTGACGTGACTCAAGTCATCTCAGCCGACACCTTTGAGCGCCCCATCTACGCTGGCAACGCCATCGCCACCGTGCAAAGCACCGACGGCACCAAAGTCATCACCGTGCGCACCACCGGCTTTGACGCTGCTGCTGCCACAGGGGGCAGCGCCGCGGTGGAAGTTGCATTAGCCCAGGCCGACAGCGGCAAGAGCAGCTTCACGCGCAGCGAGATCGCCAAGAACGACCGCCCTGAGCTGACCGCCGCCAAGATCATCGTCTCCGGTGGCCGCGCTTTGGGCAGCTCGGAGAAGTTCAAGGAAGTGATGACGCCCCTGGCCGACAAGTTGGGCGCTGCCATTGGGGCGAGTCGCGCAGCAGTCGACGCGGGTTATGCGGCCAACGACCTGCAAGTGGGCCAGACCGGCAAGATCGTCGCGCCGCAGCTGTATGTCGCTTGCGGCATCTCGGGTGCGATCCAGCACTTGGCGGGCATGAAGGATTCCAAGGTGATCGTGGCGATCAACAAAGACCCTGAAGCCCCGATCTTCAGCGTTGCCGATTTTGGCCTGGAAGCCGATTTGTTCGCGGCTGTGCCTGAGTTGACTCAGTCGCTGTGA
- a CDS encoding mechanosensitive ion channel domain-containing protein, with translation MAGMNEQTVVDPLVLMVSLAQSESMLAMAAFVGSLALAWTMAWGVRRLSGGSDMAILLGRKLYDGVLFPAVLLGLVFVARTVLTRNQSIVLFEILLPVCISLLVIRFGVKVLQVAFAHAPFVRVLERTISWLAWGTVVLWVTGILPLMLNELDQIRWKVGGSMLSVRTLIEGALTAGAVLIVALWVSAAIESRLLKSATGSDLSLRKVISNTVRALLMFVGLLLALSSVGIDLTALSVLGGAVGVGIGFGLQKLASNYVSGFVILAERSLRIGDMVLVDGFEGRIVDIKARYTVIRALNGRESIVPNEFLIINRVENFTYLDTKMAQTTLVSVAYDSDVELVRRLLIEACISQERVLKDPAPNAFLSKFGADGLEFTVSYWIDDPENGQLALRSTINMLILAALREQGVVIPHLQRVVQMVSPSSKASTD, from the coding sequence ATGGCGGGCATGAACGAGCAGACCGTGGTGGACCCCTTGGTCTTGATGGTGTCATTGGCGCAGTCGGAGTCGATGCTGGCCATGGCCGCTTTTGTGGGCAGCCTGGCCTTGGCTTGGACAATGGCTTGGGGGGTGCGCCGTTTGTCGGGCGGGAGCGATATGGCCATTTTGTTGGGGCGCAAGCTGTATGACGGCGTGCTGTTTCCCGCTGTGCTGCTGGGCTTGGTGTTTGTTGCGCGCACGGTGCTGACACGAAACCAGTCGATCGTGCTGTTTGAGATTTTGTTGCCTGTTTGTATCTCGCTGTTGGTCATCCGCTTCGGGGTCAAGGTTTTGCAGGTGGCTTTTGCACATGCGCCCTTTGTGCGCGTGCTGGAGCGCACGATTTCGTGGTTGGCCTGGGGCACGGTGGTGCTGTGGGTCACGGGCATATTGCCTTTGATGCTCAATGAGTTGGACCAGATCCGCTGGAAAGTGGGTGGCTCCATGCTCTCGGTACGAACTTTGATCGAAGGCGCATTGACTGCAGGGGCGGTGCTGATCGTGGCGTTGTGGGTGTCGGCCGCCATCGAATCACGTCTGCTCAAATCGGCCACGGGCAGTGATTTGTCACTGCGCAAGGTGATCAGCAACACAGTGCGCGCTTTACTGATGTTTGTCGGCCTGTTACTGGCGCTGTCGTCGGTAGGCATTGACCTGACGGCTTTGTCGGTGTTGGGCGGCGCAGTGGGTGTGGGCATTGGTTTTGGTTTGCAAAAGCTGGCCTCCAATTACGTCAGCGGCTTTGTGATTTTGGCCGAACGCAGTCTGCGCATCGGCGACATGGTGCTGGTGGATGGTTTCGAAGGGCGTATTGTGGACATCAAAGCGCGCTACACCGTGATCCGTGCGCTCAATGGACGCGAATCGATCGTGCCCAATGAGTTCTTGATCATCAACCGGGTGGAGAACTTCACCTACCTCGACACCAAAATGGCCCAGACTACGCTGGTATCGGTGGCCTATGACAGCGATGTGGAGCTGGTTCGGCGTTTGCTGATTGAGGCCTGTATCAGCCAAGAGCGGGTCTTGAAAGACCCGGCACCGAACGCGTTTTTGAGCAAATTTGGTGCCGACGGGCTGGAGTTCACGGTGAGTTATTGGATCGACGATCCTGAAAACGGCCAGTTGGCCTTGCGCTCGACCATCAATATGCTGATCTTGGCTGCGCTGCGAGAGCAGGGGGTCGTGATCCCGCACTTGCAGCGTGTGGTGCAGATGGTCAGTCCATCTTCGAAGGCAAGCACAGACTGA
- a CDS encoding histone deacetylase family protein, whose product MGSTGYFTHPACWKHEMGAGHPECPQRLSAIEDRLLISGVGMALQRREASPAALAEIELAHGRMHIASLRGLGDMLREDMAAGGPTHTSLDPDTMINVHTWDAALVSAGAAIDATDAVLAGELENAFCAVRPPGHHACRDKAMGFCFFNNVAIAAKYALERHGLQRVAIVDFDVHHGNGTEDIVAGDERILMVSFFQHPFYPEGGSTSQAANLVNLPVPAYTRGMDIRELVDMMWMPRLEAHRPELIFISAGFDAHREDDLGQMGLVEQDYAWLTQRIKDVARRHAQGRIVSCLEGGYNLSALGRSVEAHLRVLADV is encoded by the coding sequence ATGGGCTCGACAGGTTATTTCACCCATCCAGCTTGCTGGAAGCATGAGATGGGGGCGGGGCATCCGGAGTGTCCGCAGCGCTTGAGCGCGATTGAAGACCGCTTGCTGATCAGTGGTGTCGGGATGGCTTTGCAACGTCGTGAGGCCAGCCCGGCCGCTTTGGCCGAGATTGAGCTGGCGCACGGCCGCATGCACATCGCTTCATTGCGCGGTTTGGGTGACATGCTGCGCGAGGACATGGCCGCTGGTGGCCCCACGCACACCAGCTTGGACCCGGACACGATGATCAATGTGCACACTTGGGATGCGGCGCTGGTATCCGCTGGTGCGGCTATCGATGCCACCGACGCCGTGCTGGCGGGCGAGTTGGAGAACGCTTTTTGTGCCGTTCGTCCACCGGGTCACCACGCTTGCCGCGACAAGGCCATGGGGTTTTGCTTCTTCAACAACGTGGCCATCGCTGCCAAATATGCCCTGGAGCGCCATGGCCTCCAAAGGGTGGCGATTGTGGACTTTGACGTGCACCACGGCAACGGCACCGAAGACATCGTGGCGGGCGACGAGCGCATCTTGATGGTGAGTTTTTTTCAGCACCCGTTTTACCCGGAAGGGGGCTCGACATCTCAAGCTGCCAATCTGGTCAACCTGCCTGTGCCGGCCTATACCCGCGGCATGGACATTCGGGAGTTGGTGGACATGATGTGGATGCCGCGGTTGGAGGCGCACCGGCCCGAGCTGATTTTCATCAGCGCGGGTTTTGATGCCCACCGCGAAGACGACTTGGGTCAGATGGGGCTGGTGGAGCAGGATTACGCCTGGCTCACCCAGCGCATCAAGGATGTGGCGCGACGCCATGCCCAAGGCCGCATCGTCAGTTGCCTTGAGGGCGGTTACAACCTGAGTGCGCTGGGGCGCAGCGTGGAAGCGCATTTGCGGGTGTTGGCCGACGTCTGA
- a CDS encoding acyltransferase gives MFNTSQRPLGRSFLIDAFKAAGCLLIVLHHLAFYGPMSDVVNVAFPAVVDWFYDHGRLAVQFFLVCAGFLTAGSLARYASLTLSEALKLAWQRYLRLAIPLLAALSFTVLVSEWVRPDFAHASLSAPPGWGQALAHMALMQHVLELEALSAGIWYVAIDFQLYAMALTCLLVLKAWPRAQTANPGLDRADAKRWAMWLVLVCVSLWWWNLDSNLDDWGVYFWGSYGLGLLAWEARRFTGSGASEGQVRRWIVGALMLLVGGVSWWLEPRARIALAWSLAALLMAVPEAWLWGRALGASRWRSALEWLSGVSYSVFLIHFGVSLAVSAVVTQHWPDALWVNVLGVLASLLLSLLLGGLLCRWVERQPPTVWRWWFWVGAFKASVALALFMNPVV, from the coding sequence TTGTTCAACACATCGCAGCGCCCTTTGGGGCGTTCTTTTTTGATCGATGCCTTCAAGGCTGCGGGCTGCTTGTTGATTGTGTTGCACCACTTGGCCTTTTACGGGCCCATGTCGGATGTGGTGAACGTTGCTTTTCCTGCTGTGGTGGACTGGTTTTATGACCATGGCCGATTGGCGGTGCAGTTTTTCTTGGTGTGTGCGGGATTTCTCACAGCAGGCAGTTTGGCGCGATATGCATCGCTGACGCTGTCCGAGGCCCTGAAGCTGGCCTGGCAGCGCTATTTGCGTTTGGCCATTCCCTTGTTGGCCGCACTGAGCTTCACTGTGCTGGTCAGTGAATGGGTCAGGCCAGACTTTGCGCACGCCAGCCTGTCGGCTCCGCCCGGTTGGGGGCAGGCGCTGGCGCACATGGCGCTCATGCAGCATGTGCTGGAGCTGGAAGCCTTGTCGGCAGGTATTTGGTACGTGGCGATTGACTTTCAGTTGTACGCGATGGCATTGACTTGCCTGTTGGTGCTGAAGGCCTGGCCCCGTGCACAGACAGCGAATCCGGGCTTGGACCGGGCAGATGCCAAGCGCTGGGCGATGTGGTTGGTGCTGGTCTGCGTCTCTTTGTGGTGGTGGAATTTGGACAGCAATCTGGACGATTGGGGCGTGTATTTTTGGGGCTCTTATGGCTTGGGCTTACTCGCTTGGGAGGCCCGTCGGTTCACTGGCTCGGGCGCTTCTGAAGGCCAGGTTCGCCGCTGGATTGTGGGTGCGTTGATGCTGCTCGTTGGCGGCGTGTCCTGGTGGCTGGAGCCGCGAGCGCGGATCGCGCTGGCGTGGAGCTTGGCGGCCCTGTTGATGGCGGTGCCTGAAGCCTGGCTGTGGGGCCGAGCGCTTGGGGCCTCTCGCTGGCGCTCGGCCTTGGAGTGGTTGTCGGGCGTGTCCTACTCTGTGTTCCTCATCCACTTTGGCGTGAGCTTGGCAGTCAGTGCCGTTGTCACGCAGCATTGGCCTGATGCGCTGTGGGTCAATGTGCTGGGCGTCTTGGCCAGCTTGCTGCTGTCGCTGCTGCTGGGTGGCCTGCTTTGTCGGTGGGTGGAGCGGCAACCACCGACGGTGTGGCGCTGGTGGTTTTGGGTGGGGGCGTTCAAGGCCAGTGTGGCACTGGCCTTGTTCATGAATCCGGTGGTTTGA
- a CDS encoding enoyl-CoA hydratase: MTDSSRHQPEDLLLHERDARGVRRLTLNNPASFNTLSETMLDALQQAFVAIAQDDQARVVVLGAAGKAFCAGHNLKEMRAQPDLAYYQKLFAQCSRMMLAIQNLPVPVIARVQGLATAAGCQLVAQCDLAVAAESATFGVNGIDVGLFCATPSVPLVRNMLAKQAMEMLLTGGFISAREAQNRGLVNRVCALDALDAQVDELVNAILAKPRHAVCTGKALFYKQREMGIEAAYQLAGQAMACNMVHDVAQEGVQAFIEKRTPSWRA, translated from the coding sequence ATGACCGATTCCAGCCGACACCAGCCCGAGGATTTGCTTTTGCACGAGCGCGATGCGCGTGGTGTGCGCCGGCTGACCCTGAACAACCCTGCCAGTTTCAACACCTTGAGTGAGACCATGCTTGATGCCTTGCAACAAGCATTCGTTGCGATTGCGCAAGACGATCAGGCCCGCGTGGTGGTTCTGGGCGCTGCGGGCAAGGCCTTTTGTGCTGGACACAACCTTAAGGAAATGCGCGCTCAGCCTGACTTGGCTTACTACCAAAAGCTGTTTGCCCAGTGCAGCCGCATGATGCTGGCGATCCAAAACCTGCCCGTGCCGGTGATTGCCCGCGTGCAGGGCTTGGCCACTGCGGCAGGCTGCCAACTGGTGGCTCAGTGCGATCTGGCGGTGGCAGCCGAGAGTGCCACTTTTGGCGTGAACGGCATCGATGTGGGGCTGTTTTGTGCCACGCCCAGCGTGCCGCTGGTGCGCAACATGCTGGCCAAGCAGGCCATGGAAATGCTGCTGACAGGTGGCTTCATCTCAGCCCGGGAGGCGCAAAACCGGGGCTTGGTCAACCGGGTTTGCGCATTGGACGCGCTGGATGCACAAGTCGATGAACTGGTCAATGCCATTCTGGCCAAGCCCCGGCATGCGGTGTGTACGGGCAAAGCGCTGTTTTACAAGCAGCGCGAGATGGGCATTGAGGCTGCGTACCAGTTGGCGGGTCAGGCCATGGCCTGCAACATGGTGCACGACGTCGCGCAAGAGGGTGTGCAGGCCTTCATTGAAAAAAGGACACCGTCATGGCGGGCATGA
- a CDS encoding nitronate monooxygenase family protein yields the protein MSKLPAVLANLPFPAIASPLFIISNPKLVIEQCKAGIVGSMPALNARPAAQLEEWLIEITETLAAYNKANPDKPAAPFAINQIVHKSNDRLEHDMAMCVKYKVPIIITSLGAREEINAAAHSYGGVVLHDIINNKHAHKAIEKGADGLIAVAAGAGGHAGVKSPFALIQEIRQWFDGPVALSGSIATGDAILAAQAMGADFAYIGSAFIATLEARATEDYKQAIVACNSDDIIYSNLFTGVHGNYLAPSIRAAGLDPENLPESDPSKMNFGGDAKKAWKDIWGCGQGIGAIQAVQSTADLVAQLKAQYQAARNRLAL from the coding sequence ATGTCTAAATTGCCCGCCGTTCTGGCAAACCTGCCTTTCCCCGCCATCGCTTCGCCCCTGTTCATCATCAGCAACCCCAAGTTGGTGATTGAGCAGTGCAAGGCCGGCATTGTGGGCTCCATGCCCGCTTTGAATGCCCGTCCTGCCGCGCAGCTCGAAGAGTGGTTGATTGAAATCACCGAAACTCTGGCGGCTTACAACAAGGCCAATCCGGACAAACCCGCCGCGCCCTTTGCCATCAACCAGATCGTGCACAAAAGCAATGACCGTCTGGAACACGACATGGCCATGTGTGTCAAATACAAGGTACCGATCATCATCACCTCTCTGGGCGCGCGCGAGGAGATCAATGCTGCCGCCCACAGCTACGGCGGTGTGGTGTTGCATGACATCATCAACAACAAGCACGCGCACAAAGCGATCGAAAAGGGCGCAGACGGGCTGATCGCCGTGGCTGCGGGTGCAGGAGGCCATGCGGGCGTCAAAAGCCCTTTTGCCTTGATCCAGGAAATCCGCCAGTGGTTCGACGGCCCGGTGGCGTTGTCCGGCTCTATTGCCACGGGCGATGCGATTTTGGCCGCGCAGGCCATGGGCGCAGACTTTGCCTACATTGGTTCGGCCTTCATCGCGACCCTAGAGGCGCGAGCCACAGAGGATTACAAACAAGCCATTGTGGCGTGCAACTCGGACGACATCATTTACAGCAATTTGTTCACGGGCGTGCATGGCAACTACTTGGCCCCGTCGATCCGCGCTGCAGGTCTGGACCCCGAGAACCTGCCCGAGTCTGACCCCAGCAAGATGAACTTCGGTGGTGACGCCAAAAAAGCCTGGAAAGACATCTGGGGCTGCGGTCAAGGCATTGGTGCGATCCAGGCGGTGCAAAGCACGGCCGATTTGGTGGCCCAACTCAAGGCGCAATACCAAGCAGCCCGCAACCGTTTGGCCCTGTGA